The genome window TCACAGCGATCAGGCGATTGTGGCGACCATTATATCGATGGCACAGAATCTCAAGATGGAAGTGATTGCCGAAGGCATTGAGACGAAAGGCCAACTCGATATTCTGATGCAGAATGACTGCCGGGAGATTCAGGGATATTATTTCAGTCGTCCACTGCCCGCAAGTGAAGTGGAACATGACTTTTTTGTGCCGCTGCGATTGCAGGGGACTGGTTCACCAGCGTTACCTTCCTAATTATGAAATGCCAAGCGGCAAGTTCCCGTGTGTGTTGGGAACTTGCCGCTTTTTTAGTCTTATTTTTTATTAATCATTAATTTCATCCGTGATAAGAACATTTATATTTTCGTTTCCAATAATGATAATCCATAACCTCACATAAACTTGCGGTGATGCTTCTTACCATCATACGTAAACCAGATCGGTTTATCTTCCACACGTGTCTCTACATGTACCGTACGTCCCCAAAGGCGATACAGATAAGGCAGCGTGCGTTCCATGTATTTTAAATCCAGCTCGATGCCCTCATATTGATGTTTCAGTACGAGTTCACCTGTCCGCAGATAGTCAGCATCTTGCACAACCAGATAAGGTGATCCCCCGTTGACACGTGAAAATACGAGCTGATCCCGAATGTTCTCCCAGGACTTGTCGGTGATTTTCCAGTCCGGTCCTTTTTTCTCAAATACGTAGAGGTCGAGATCTTCGGTCAATTGCTTGGTCATGTAATTGCGGATAAAAGAGGTATCGGAATCGAATTCACGTACCTCGAACATTTTGGCACGACCTTGCCCTGGTTTGCGGCCCCAACGTTCCTGTTCTTCACGGGTGGGGTTATCCCAACGCCGTTCAATATCCTCGAAAATCTTCAGTCCCAGATAATACGGATTCAGACTTTGTTTGGATGGCTGCACGACAGAGGAGTTGAGCTTCGCGAATTCAATCGTGTCTTCACTGTTCAGATCGAGTTCACGGATAATGCGTTGATGCCAGTAAGATGCCCAGCCTTCATTCATGATTTTGGTTTCCATCTGTGGCCAGAAATATAACATCTCTTCACGCATCATACTCATGATATCCCGCTGCCAGTCGGTCAATACTTCCGAGAATTCCTGAATAAACCACATGACATCCTTCTCCGGTTCAGGCGGAAAGTGATGAACCTGAATACCTTCGGCGGGTGATTCTTCGGTCTGCACATCATCAAGTGACCAGAGATCATCATAGCGACCTTCCGGCCGGGGTGCTTTCTCACCGCGCTGCTCCCGCATTTTCATCTCCATATAGCGTTGTTTGTCCAAATGGCGGGGTTTAATCAGCTGTGGGTCTACATGCTCCTGAATGGCAATGACAGCATCGATAAATGCTTCAACGGCTTCCGTTCCATACTCCATCTCATAATTACTGATCCGATCGGCCGTAGCGGCCATGCTTTCGACCATATTACGGTTGGATTTGGAGAAGCGGGCATTGTTTTTGAAAAAATCGCAGTGGGCCAGGACGTGGGCTACGATCAATTTGTTCTGAATCAGGGAATTGCCATCCAGCAGGAAGGCATAACAAGGGTTGGAGTTGATGACAAGCTCATAAATTTTGCTGAGTCCAAAATCGTATTGCATTTTCATCTTATGAAAAGTTTTGCCGAAGCTCCAGTGACTGAAACGGGTCGGCATGCCATAAGCTCCAAAGGTATAAATAATATCCGATGGGCAGATTTCGTACCGCATGGGGTAATAATCCAGGCCGAATCCATTGGCAATCTCCATAATCTCGGCAATGGCGTATTCGAGGTCGCGAATCTCATCTGTCATCTAACGCTGCCTCCTTCCCTTTTCTGGAAAAAGCTGCGCAAAGCTTTGTACACTTCGCCTTTTTCTTTGATCACATAATACATGAACTGATCCATCTTGATATGACGGTAAGCTGACATCAGTGTGCTGCTGCGGTTGTACTGATTCACCTCGCCGTACCCAAACATGTTGCTACGCTTCATTAACTCCCCGATCAGCTTCACACACCGTTCGTTATCCGAGGTTAGATTATCCCCGTCAGAGAAGTGGAAAGGGTAGATGTTGTAGCTTGAAGGTGGGTAACGGCTGTCGATAATATCCAACGCCTTCATATATACAGAGGAGCAGATGGTGCCTCCGCTCTCGCCACGGGTAAAGAACTCTTCTTCAGTAACTTCCTTGGCTTCCGTATGATGGGCGAGGAAAACAATCTCGACTTTCTCATACTGACGGCGTAGAAAACGGGTCATCCAGAAGAAAAAGCTGCGCGCGCAATATTTCTCGAACGAACCCATGGACCCGGATGTATCCATCATGGCAATAATAACGGCATTGGATTGTGGAATAATCTTGTCTTCCCATGTCTTGTAGCGCAGGTCATCCGGACTGATATGATGGATGCCCGGCGTACCGGTTGTTGCATTGCGACGCAGATTCTCCAGAATGGTACGTTTCTTGTCAATATTGGACTGCATGCCTTTTTTGCGAATATCGTTGAATACCACCGTATGTGTCTCAATCAAGTCTTTATCTTTCTGCTTCAGATCGGGTAATTCCAGCTCAGCGAAGAGCATATCTTCCAATTCCTCAATACTAACTTCGGCTTCCACAATATCATGGCCCGGCTGATCACCAGCCTTTTCGCCTTTGCCGGGTTTCTGCGAAGCAGAGGGATCACGACCGATGACGTCTCCGACCTGACTGTCACCGTCTCCTTGACCGACATGTTTTTGCTTCTGGTAGTTATACACAAAACGGTACTCATCCAGACTGCGGATTGGTACCTTGATGATTTGTTTTCCATCAGACATGATGATGTTTTCTTCCGTAATCAGATCAGGCAGATTCTGCTTGATGACATCTTTCACCTTTTGCTGATGGCGCTGTTGGTCCTGGTACCCTTTGCGGTGAAGCGACCAATCTTCCTTCGACACGACGAACGAGTAAGGCTGGTGTGAATTTGACATGTAGGCACCCCCCATTGATTACGCGGCACAGTTTGGCCTGTCGGTAATTAAGTATATTCACGGGCGAGGACGATATGTGATGAGAGTGGATATAAAATGATACAATTACACAAGTTCACCTCAGAGGTAAGGTGTGTCGTAAGAACAGAACGGCTCCATTTTTTACATAAACAGTGAACAAGTGTGATATCCTTCCTTTACAATAGGAGAAAGACATCGATCTGGCATCTGATAGAGGTTGTTTAAAAAGTCCACTTTTGATTCTCTAAACACAGACTATAGAGATGCATGAAAAGGAAGGATGTATGTGAATAAAAAGGCGATCAAGGCTTGGATTATGTATGATTGGGCCAACTCGGCATATGCGACAACTGTGCTGGCAGCAGTACTGCCTGTATTCTATGCTTCGGTTGCTGCGGCTACGCTGGATACAGATACGGCCGCATCCTACCTGGCCTATACCCATTCCATTGGCATGTTGTGCGTAGCTCTGCTAACACCGTTGCTTGGCACGCTGGCTGATTTGTCAGGACGAAAGGGCGACTTCCTGCGTGTATTTGCAATCATTGGTGTCCTTGCCACATTGGGATTCAGCGCAATCGGAGAAGGGGACTGGTTACTTGCTTCTGCCTTATTGATCATATCTACGATTGGTTTTGCAGGTGGTAATACCTTTTACGATGCCATGCTGCCGGATCTGGTACCTGTGGAACGAAGAGACATGATATCTTCCAAAGGTTATGCCTATGGTTACATTGGAGGAGGTTTGCTATTTGCAGTGAACATGCTGATGATTCAGCAACCGGGCTGGTTCGGGATGAGCAGTACACTGGCAGGCACAAGACTAGCTTTTATCTCCGTGTCGCTATGGTGGTTATTGTTCTCGATACCAATTTTTCGTCATGCTCCGAAACGGCCAGCATCACCGGATCTGCCCGGCACGTGGAAAGGGTATGCTGCGGTGGGAGTTCGCAGACTGCGGCAAACCTTTCGTCAGATGCGGCGTTTTCCCCAGTTAATCCGCATGCTGGTGGCTTTCTGGTTTTTTAATGACGGCATTAATACCATCATTCTGATGGCTACGATCTACGGGACAAGTATAGGCATAGGTACAGCCGACTTGATGCTGGCGCTACTGTTAACCCAGTTTATCGGTTTCCCTTGCACCTTGTTACTGGGAGCCTGGGCACAGCGCTGGGGAGCGAAGCGGGTATTGATCTTCAGTTTATCTGTATACATATGTATCGTAATTCTCGGTTATTTCATGACACAAGCGATTCACTTCTATATGCTCGCTGGATTGGTTGGTGTCGTGCAGGGTGTAAGTCAATCCACAGCTCGTTCCATGTTCAGCAATCTGATGCCGGCTGGCAGAACAGGTGAGTATTTTGGATTTGTGAATATTACAGGCAAATTCTCTTCGATCTTCGGTCCCTTTGTGTTTGGTTATGTTGGGCAAATAACAGGTTCTACACGTTGGGGAATTCTGTCCCTCATTTTCTTTTTCGTCGCCGGAATTGCAGTATTGTTAAATGTAAACGTACAGAAGGGAATGCAGGATGCTACTTTTGCAGATGAGGAAGAAGGGCGTAAGGGGAGTGTCGGAACTCTGCTGGGCAAAGTTCAAATGTAGGGTCTACTGGTTAGTTTTTTGATAGGTGTCATATCCAACTTCTCGTTGGAATACTCATGGCTTCAGGCGTTGTTCTTCGCAGAACATGTCTGAAGCTTATTCGCATTTGTGCATCGTAATCAAGTGAATCAGGAGAAAGTGCTGAAACGACAGACAGCAGAATACCATGAAAGAGTAACAATTTATGAAAAAGTGAAAATAAAAGATTGACATGATACATTTTGTATCATAGAGTAAAACTATGAATACATACTGTATCTGAGAATTGTCGAATACAACCATGTGTTTTGCTTCATTCCCGTGTAAGATTCCGCCGGAATATTGCAAAATACTGACCAATAGCGTGCATGTTACTCGTTTTGCCAAACACAAAGGTAGAGTCTGGTCTATCCCGGCTACATATTTATACTAATGAACAGAGGAGAGGCTGCCATTGATCGATGCTCAAGGTAACGGACTTGTTTTCTTACTATGTGTTCCCCGCAGTGGTAGTTCCTTATCCACCGTCATGCTGCAAAATCACAGTCGTATATTTGCCACCCAGGAAATGTGGTTTCTGATGAATCTTGTCGATTTGCCCAAGGGCGATTCACGTGCTTATGGTGGTAGCTCCATCGTTCGTCAGTTCTACAATGCCATGGTACCCGAGGATGTCTTCGAAAAGGCGTGCCGAAGTTTTGCTCTCGAGATCTACAATGGATTCCTGGAGGGTAGCGGAGCAGACTTCATCGTAGATAAATCTCCACGGTACTATTACATGCTTGAATGGCTGGATCGTCTGTTCCCTCAGTCCAAGCGCATTCATCTCCAACGTAATCCTCTGGCCATAGCTGCATCATTCAAAAAGGTAAACCGCCACACTGGAGAAGGATTCGATCTGATTCATAGTCTGCAGAGCCCCAAATTAAATATGAAATCCGTGGATCTCACACTTGGGATGCTCCGCTTGAATGATTATTTTGCCGAACCACATTCCAATGCGTATGAGTTGCAATATGAACAATTGGTTTCTAATCCTCAGGAAGAACTTGAGAAACTATGCGCGTTTCTGGGAATTCGATATGAACAGGGTATGGAGCAGTATGGTCAGTTTCTGGACAGTGCGAAGTCTGACATGTTCTACAGTATGGGCGTGGGTGATCCATTCCTCTCTTCGCATCAAGAGGCACATCAGGGTTCTGTTAACAACTGGAAAAACATATTAGAGCCGCGTGAAGTTGAATTGTATTGCCGTGTGATGGGGGCAGATCTGTTCCACCGGATGGGATACAGTGAACAGCTCGCAGAAGCCGAACAATGGACGGGAGTCCATTATGATGCAAGTCCTGATCAAGAGGTTATCGACCGGATCACGCATCAGTTGACAGCAGCGACTGGTTGCCAGTGGCAACCGCAATACCGAATGCAGCCAGCAGATTCTGTCGTTCATGCTCCGCCTGGGACTCCTGATGTCCAAGTTGTCGAAGAACCTGAAAAGACAGACCCTACACTGGCTGCACTGGTCACGATCAGACAACTGCAAGCTGCATTACGGGCGGCAGATCATCGTCTGGAACGGGGATACAGTGAGCGGGAACGCCTGAAAGTTCAGTTGGCTTCTGCTCAAAGCAAAATACAGCGTATCAAATCATGGGTACCATTTGGTCATCAGATCAGCGCCTGGGCTTCACAGCGCAAGATTCTACGGGGAGGAAAGTCATGAGCGCCATAGCGGGAATTGTTCATAACGATGGTCAACAGGCGCTATGGGAAGACAGCTGGCGCTTGTATGCAAGCCTGGGGCATGTGCCTGCGGACACAACAGGAGTGTGGAAAGGCAACGAGGCTTTTCTTAGCTGTCATGCCCAATGGATTACACCGGAATCGGTTAGCGAGAAATTGCCTTTATATGATGAGGAAAGTGGCCTGACGATCACGGCAGATGCCATTCTGGATAATCGGGAACAACTGGCAGATCAATTACAGATATCCAGAGCTGAACTGGCTATGTTGGCTGATAGTGAACTGATCTTGCGTGCCTATCAGCGCTGGGGAGACGATGTAGCTGTCCGATTGCTGGGGGATTTTGTATTCGCCATATGGGATGAGCGGAATCGCAAATTGTATGCAGCGAGAGACATTACAGGCATGAGAGCTTTCTATTACCGACACGATGGTTCACGATTTGCTTTCTGCACACTCATGAATCCGTTGCTCGGGATTGAAGGGGTACATAAAGAACTTGATGAGACCTGGCTATCTGAGTTTCTTGCCATTCCCGACATGCATGATTCAGCAGATATCAATTCGACCGTATATCGGGGGATAAGCCAACTGCCTTCTGCACATACACTTGTCTTCCGTGAAGGCAGGCTGGAGCTGAAGCAATATCATCGTTGGGATGAAGTGGAACCTCTACGGCTCAAATCCGACGGTGAATATGTAGAAGCGTTCCGAGAGGTATTCGCTCAGGCAGTCGGATCACGATTGCGAACGCACAGGCAGGTGGCTGCCGCATTAAGTGGAGGACTGGACTCGGGGGCCGTGGTAGGTTTTGCTTCCGGAACACTGAGAAGTCAGGGCAAACGCCTGCATGCCTATAGTTATGTTCCCGTACCGGATTTCACTGATTATACGTCAAAAACGTTGCTAGCCGATGAGAGGCCCTTCATACGTTCCACGATTAATCACGTCGGCAATATTACGGAGAACTACCTTGATTTTGAAGGCAGAAGCCCACTTAGTGAAATAGATACGTGGCTCGACATTATGGAAATGCCCTATAAATACTTTGAAAATTCATTCTGGATTCGCGGATTCTATGAAAAAGCAAGCCAGCAAGATGCAGGTATTCTGCTCACAGGCGCACGTGGTAATTTCACCATCTCCTGGGGGCCGGCTCTGGATTATTACGCCAGTCTGCTGAAAAGTGGCCGCTGGTACCGCTGGTTCCGTGAGATGCAGCAGTATAGTGAACGGACCGGCATGCCCTTCTCCCGTATAGCCAAGATTACGGGGCGAAAGGCATATCCGGAATGGTTCAAGGCTCAGTCCAAGGGAGCAAGCAAGGCCGCATCTGTACAATTGATCCATCCTGATTTTGCGCAAAGAACGGGTGTGCTGGAACGACTCAAATCCATTATTGTTCGTCAAGGCGGTGCGCAGGCGGATGCACTCAAGGTTCGTGCCGAGAAATTCAATAACCTGGCCATTGCGAATAAAAATGGTGCCGTAGCCACAAAATGTTCTCTCCGTTATCGGGCTTGGGAACGTGACCCGACCAGTGACATCAGGGTTATTCGATTCTGTCTGTCTGTACCGATTGAACAATATGTGAAGCACGGAACGGATCGTTCATTGATTCGCCGGGCGACTTCACCCGAGTTGCCCGACAAGGTCAGACTGAATCAGCGTGTACGGGGGGTACAACCGGCGGATTGGCTACATCGCATCATTCCAAATTGGGAGTCGTTTACGGCCGAGTTGCGTGAGTTGTGTTCTGACAGCAAGGTCGCTGGCATATTAAACACGGAGCGCATCCAATCTGCCCTGGCCAATTTTCCGAGTCCGAGACCGGAGCTCGCTTCACATCCGGATCTGCGATTGATGATGCATAGTCTGATCGTGTACCGCTTTATTCGCAAATTTTGACCATGTTCACATGAAGGGAGGTGAAAACAATGCAAAACGAAAAGAAAGAATGGCAAGCTCCAGCTCTTGAAGTGTTGGAAGTCAATCAAACGATGGCCGGTACTGGCTACAGACAAATTGACTGGGTAACTGATCACGATGCTGATCTGTACGATCCAACTTCCTAAGTTGTTAAGTTATTAAGTTTTAACCAGCGTCATCATACTTAAAGGGCGGAAATGGAACCAATCCAGATTTCGCCTCCGCCCTTATATTGAGCAACATGAATATAAGGGCTTTTTTTACATTTAATCACGAAGGAGGCGTCGTTCATTGTTGCTTGTGCATTATGTAGCGTATGGTCTGCGCTGGTCGAGCCAAATTCGAATGCCTGAACTTCAGATTGCACCCAAGCATGCCGAGACGGATTGGGATGTAGCGGATGTACACATCGAGTCTTCAGATTTGACCCCATTGTGGGAGGACTGGGATGTAGGCAACGACAACTTTGTGGCACGAGAGGGCAGCCTTTTTTTCAAAATCGAAGATACAGGTCTGTTTCTAATAGAGCAAGGAAAGCGCATTGTCGTGTCCCCTATATCGGGTGCAGATGAGAAAAAGGTCAGATTATTCATTCTGGGCACGTGTATGGCGGTCATAATGATGCAGCGTGGCATTCTTCCATTGCATGGCAGTGCAGTGGTTATTGATGGTTGGGCTTACGCATTTGTCGGACATTCGGGAGCAGGCAAATCAACACTCTCGGCCGCCCTGGCATCACGCGGATATCCGCTTCTCACCGATGATGTCGTTGCACTCACCTGGGGTGCCGGGGGAAGAGCCATCGTATCGCCTGGTTATCCACAACAAAAATTGTGGCAGCCCAGTCTGGATGGTTTCGGCATGAAGGAACAGGATTATGCAACGGTTCACGCGGAGATTACGAAGTATGCGATACCTGTTCAGCACTATTTTCATGAGATGGCCGTACCACTAGGCGGAATCTTCGAACTTGCTCCACAACCGGAGGCAAACTATTCGTCCGTTCAACTGGTTGAAGTGAAGGGGCTGGAACGATTGCATCTCTTATGCTCGCATACGTTCCGTGGTGGACTCGTTGCAAGACAGGGATTGGCACAGTGGCTGTTTGAGACGGCTTCAAGACTTTCAGCGAGTGTAGAGATTGGCAGATTGGTCAGAACGGGTGCTGAGTTTACAGCGTTTGAGATGGTAGATCGGATTACAGATCATATACGTAAAGGAGTGCACACAGGATAATGACAGCGACTACGCCGATGAATGTGGAAGACCGGGTAACCCGGAAGGAAGGCAATCTGGTGAGTGACATGGGCAGTGAGAAAGTCATGATGAGCATTAGCTCTGGAAAATACTATAATCTCGGAAGTACCGGAGGACGAATCTGGGATCTGATCGCAGAAGAACGCACGCTGGGTGAAGTTGTAGACGTACTCGCTGCGGAGTATGAGATTGAGCCGGATATATGTCGTGAGCAGGTAGTGCAGTTCCTGGAACATTTGTCCCGTGAAGGTCTGATCGACGTTACTCGCGGAGTGTAGCATGATGTTGCAAAAAATAAAGGCTTATCTCTCGCTCCCCCGGGCGATGCGTCGACTGATATGGGAGGCCTATCTCTTCCTTGGCTGGGCGCGCATACAGAAGGCTATGCCATTCGCCAAAATCGCCCCAGGTCTGGGTACACCCATGGTTGAAACGCCGATGACAGGAATTGATCGCAGCGAGGTCATCGCTATCCGGAATATTTCCAAAGCGATTTCGCTTGCTAGTAAATATACGTTATGGGAAAGCCGCTGCCTTGTAATGGCGATTGCCGGGATGAAGATGCTTGAGCGACGCAAGATAGAGAGTACGTTATACATGGGGACTGCGCGGAATAAGCAAGGACATATGATGGCTCATGCCTGGCTGCGAAGTGGTAAATTGATCGTGACCGGAGCTGATACTATGGACCAATATACGGTTGTCGGCGTGTTTGGCAAACGGTGTCCGGAGAAGGGATCTGGGGAGATTGTCTATGATACATGAAAGTGAACTCTATTCATCAGGGTTTCCGAAGGAACTTAAGCTGATTTTGAGCATCATTAGAGGTGATCTGACGGCTCTATCCCCTGAAGAACTCAAGGTGGGTTTACAAGGAACGGATTGGCAGCTCTTTCTGCGGCTGGTCTATCATCACCGCTTATACTCTGTCCTTTATTTGAAAATGAAAGAATTGAACACTGCGATCATTCCAGCAGATGTTATGGAGAGCTTGAGACAACAATACACGGCCAATACGTTCCGCATGTTACATCTGACAGCTGAAATGGAACAGGTGTGTGGAGCTTTCCGTGAACACGGCATCCGTAATATTACGCTGAAGGGGCCTGCGCTGGCCCATGATCTATATGGTGATGTATCCATGCGAACCTCCAAAGACCTGGATATTCTGATTCCGTTCGATGATGTGGAAGCGGCTGAAGGCATTCTGGCTACCCTTGGTTACGTATCCAAGGAAGGGGAGCGGGCACCTACGGTTCGCAGCTGGAAATGGCGGGAACATCATATCTGTTACATCCATCCGGTCAAAAGGACTCAAGTGGAGATTCATTGGCGTTTGAACCCGGATTCGGGCAAAGAAACCGATTTTGAATTGTTGTGGAAACGGAGCCGGTTCAGTTCATACACACAGACACCTGTTCGTATGCTTGAACAAGAAGATCTCTGGGCTTATTTGGTAACCCATGGAGCACGTCATGGCTGGTTCAGACTGCGTTGGTTGCTGGATATCGATCAGATGATTCGAAGCATGCCACTCGATGTGAAAAAAGTAGAACGGCGTCTGAAAGCGGAGGGACGTTTGTCCATTGGTTCACAGGCTCTTCACTTGGCATCAGATCTGCTCAACACGCCACTGGATACCGAGTATAGGTCCTTGATGTCCTTGAGTGATCGTACAGGCAAACGATTAGCGAGTAAAGGCGCAGAGTTCATGAATGATATGCTGGAAAGTCCGGCTGATATGAAATCGTATCCGTCGTATCTGTTTAAACTCCGAAGTACGAAACAGAAGTGGTTTTTCTTTATTGAGCGGTTATATCCAAGTACATGGGATGTGGATCAACTGCCGCTTCCGCGTTCTTTGTTTTTTCTGTACTTTCCGTTACGTCCGTTTCTCTGGTTCTGGCGGCGAATTAAAAGGTATACGGTCACGGAGAGGGGTAAAGTATGATCTCGGAATTAGGGTATTTTATGCGAAAGCTGCATCATGTCACGGGGCCCATTTTATATTGGAATCTGCTAGGGATGATCTGTATCAGTCTCATGGAAGGGATCGGGATCTACATGCTTGTTCCGATGTTGAGTCTGATCGGTATATTTGAGATGGGCTCCGCTGGGTTGAACATTCCCTGGATTGGACAAATGTTGAATCGTTTTTCTGAGAATGGCCAATTATTACTCGTATTGTTCACCTTTGTATTGATTGTCTCCGGACAGGCCTGGATGCAGCGTCTTCAGACGATCCGTAATACTCGAATCCAGCAGCAATTTGTACGAACGCTGCGCATGGAAACCTATGGTGCCATTATTATGGCGCAGTGGTCATTTTTTCTCCAAAAACGAAAATCCGATTTTAACCATATATTAACGACTGAGCTTGCACGTGTCAGCCAAGGCACAGGCATTGTACTGCAAATGACAGCCTCCCTGATCTTTACGGGCATACAGATTGGTCTGGCTTTCTGGTTGTCTGCGAAATTGACAGCACTTGTATTGGTCTGTGGATTGCTGCTCTTTATGGTCTTGAGAAAATTCGTCAAGCGAGCCAAACAGATCGGGGATCAGACTTCTGAATTCTCGCAAAGTTATTATAATGGCATAACCGAGCATTTTAACGGAATTAAGGATATTAAGAGCAACATGCTTGAGCGATCACACATGAATTGGTTCGAGCGTATGTGCAGACAGATTGAACGCAATGTCATTCAATTTAGCCAATTGAATAGTGGAACACAGCTGATTCATCGGATGTCTGCGGCGATCATTATTGCGGCATTCATTTATCTTTCTCTTCGTGTAATGACGGTGCCACCTGCAAGTCTGCTGCTCATCATCCTTATTTTTTCCCGCTTATGGCCTAGATTTACAGCGATTCAGTCCAATCTGGAGTACATCAGCTCCATGCTGCCTGCGTTCCGAGTGGTAAGAGAAATGCAAGCTCAGACGGCGAAAAGTCGTGAGATTAGTGAAGAAGTGGCTTCAGCGGGAGAGACGGGGTCTCATGTGATTCAACCCATGGTATTTCAAGAATCGATCACATGTGAGGTTGTCTGTTATCGTTATGAGGGAAGTGATACGTACTCCTTGAGGAATGTGCAGGCTTCGATTCCCGCAAGTGGCATGACCGCGATTGTGGGTAAATCTGGAGCAGGCAAGAGCACACTAATCGATCTGATTATGGGTCTTGTAAGGCCAGAGAGCGGTCGTATTCTGATTGACGGTGTTCCTCTGTCAGAAGAGCGTTTATTGAGTTGGAGAAGTTCTATCGGATATGTCTCCCAGGACCCCTTCCTGTTTCATACCAGTATTCGTGAGAATCTGCGTCTGGTGGATCCCAATGCAAGTGAAGAACAGATGTGGCAGGCTTTGCAGTTTTCCTCCTCTGCGGCTTTTGTACGGAAGCTGCCTCAGGGTCTGGATACGATTATTGGTGATCGAGGTATTCGTCTATCCGGTGGCGAACGTCAGCGATTGGTGCTTGCCCGGGCCATGCTGAGGAATCCTTCGGTATTGGTACTGGATGAAGCAACAAGTGCGCTCGATAGTGAGAATGAACAGTATATTCATGAGGCGCTGGAACGACTGAAAGGACATGTGACCATTATCGTGATTGCACACCGATTGTCTACGATTCGGACAGCGGATCGTGTCATTGTGCTCGATGAAGGTCGGGTGATTCAAGAGGGCGGGTACCAGCAGTTATCTACTGATCCGGTAGGCACGTTCAGCAAACTTCTGAATATGCAAGCGGGTGTTGTAGGACAGTAAGTAAGTTTTTCTGTATATTCGTTTATCGAAGGATAACCAGCAATTATTATGTTAAAAGGCGCGCCACTGCGGGCGCGCCTTTCATGTAAGTGGGCTAGTATAATGACAAGGATTAATGAACAAGTGCTGTATTGGAAGGGATCGGAAGCTGAAGAGTGCCGATCTGCTTCAAATGTTGTACAATCTCTTGCACGGCTTCCTCAATGGACGATTGCTCTGTATCGATGATGAATGAAGGAGATTTTGGTACATCATAGGGGGCCGAAATGCCTGTGAAATGCGGGATATCACCGTTGCGTGCTTTTTTGTAAAGACCCTTGGGATCACGCCGCTCACATTCTTGAATTGAACAGCGCACATAGATTTCAATAAAATCATCGGGTTCAAATAACTGTCTGACCATCTCCCGATCCTGTGCATCTGGAGAGATAAAGGCTGAAAGGACAAACAACCCGGCATCTACCATTAACTTGGACACTTCGCCAATACGCCGCAAATTTTCTTGACGATCCCCTGTTGT of Paenibacillus sp. FSL R5-0517 contains these proteins:
- a CDS encoding ABC transporter ATP-binding protein codes for the protein MISELGYFMRKLHHVTGPILYWNLLGMICISLMEGIGIYMLVPMLSLIGIFEMGSAGLNIPWIGQMLNRFSENGQLLLVLFTFVLIVSGQAWMQRLQTIRNTRIQQQFVRTLRMETYGAIIMAQWSFFLQKRKSDFNHILTTELARVSQGTGIVLQMTASLIFTGIQIGLAFWLSAKLTALVLVCGLLLFMVLRKFVKRAKQIGDQTSEFSQSYYNGITEHFNGIKDIKSNMLERSHMNWFERMCRQIERNVIQFSQLNSGTQLIHRMSAAIIIAAFIYLSLRVMTVPPASLLLIILIFSRLWPRFTAIQSNLEYISSMLPAFRVVREMQAQTAKSREISEEVASAGETGSHVIQPMVFQESITCEVVCYRYEGSDTYSLRNVQASIPASGMTAIVGKSGAGKSTLIDLIMGLVRPESGRILIDGVPLSEERLLSWRSSIGYVSQDPFLFHTSIRENLRLVDPNASEEQMWQALQFSSSAAFVRKLPQGLDTIIGDRGIRLSGGERQRLVLARAMLRNPSVLVLDEATSALDSENEQYIHEALERLKGHVTIIVIAHRLSTIRTADRVIVLDEGRVIQEGGYQQLSTDPVGTFSKLLNMQAGVVGQ
- the cysC gene encoding adenylyl-sulfate kinase, translating into MSKEERNITWQSSNINRQDREKQHGHRSRAIWFTGLSGAGKSSLAFALEQYLYDQGVRCYVLDGDNVRHGLNRDLGFTTGDRQENLRRIGEVSKLMVDAGLFVLSAFISPDAQDREMVRQLFEPDDFIEIYVRCSIQECERRDPKGLYKKARNGDIPHFTGISAPYDVPKSPSFIIDTEQSSIEEAVQEIVQHLKQIGTLQLPIPSNTALVH